One genomic region from Sphingobacterium sp. UGAL515B_05 encodes:
- a CDS encoding carbon-nitrogen hydrolase, which translates to MSKVKVGVVQMSCTASKQENLEKAIAKVKEAAAKGAQIVCLQELFTSLYFCDVEDYDNFALAESIPGPSTDALSAVAKEAGVVIIASLFEKRAEGLYHNTTAVLDADGSYLGKYRKMHIPDDPAFYEKFYFTPGDLGYKVFKTKFGRIGILICWDQWYPEASRITALMGAEILFYPTAIGWATDQDEETNKDQYNAWQTIQRSHAVANGVPVVSVNRVGFEQDGAMKFWGGSFVTNGQGKLLYLASHDKEEIEVVELDLNESDYFRKHWPFLRDRRIETYAPITKRFIDED; encoded by the coding sequence ATGAGCAAAGTAAAAGTTGGAGTTGTACAGATGAGCTGTACCGCAAGCAAACAAGAGAATCTCGAAAAAGCTATCGCTAAAGTAAAAGAAGCCGCTGCAAAAGGTGCGCAAATTGTGTGTCTGCAAGAACTATTTACCTCTTTATATTTCTGCGATGTGGAAGATTACGACAATTTCGCACTGGCTGAATCCATTCCCGGCCCATCAACGGACGCCCTATCGGCTGTTGCTAAAGAAGCAGGCGTCGTAATTATCGCTTCATTATTTGAAAAAAGAGCAGAAGGACTGTATCATAATACAACTGCTGTATTAGATGCAGATGGTTCCTACTTAGGGAAATATCGCAAAATGCACATTCCAGATGACCCTGCATTTTATGAAAAATTCTATTTTACCCCAGGAGATTTAGGCTACAAGGTATTCAAAACAAAATTTGGAAGAATAGGCATTTTAATTTGCTGGGATCAATGGTACCCTGAAGCATCTCGAATTACCGCATTGATGGGTGCAGAAATCTTATTCTACCCTACAGCTATTGGATGGGCAACAGATCAAGATGAAGAAACCAACAAAGATCAATACAATGCGTGGCAAACAATACAACGCTCCCATGCTGTTGCAAATGGCGTCCCTGTGGTATCTGTTAACCGCGTCGGATTTGAACAGGATGGTGCGATGAAATTCTGGGGTGGAAGCTTCGTAACAAATGGACAAGGAAAACTGCTTTACCTCGCTTCCCACGACAAGGAGGAAATTGAGGTTGTCGAATTGGACTTAAATGAATCGGATTATTTCAGAAAACATTGGCCATTTTTGAGAGACCGAAGAATCGAAACATACGCACCTATCACCAAACGTTTTATTGACGAAGACTAA
- the rpoN gene encoding RNA polymerase factor sigma-54, with translation MLKQTLQQKLLQKLSPQQIQFIKLLQVPTVSLDARIKEELEENPALEDGSLTNMTDPIEEYPDKDPDDNFDNEDGFDSEDFSLEDYIQEDDFKDYGSGYDYGDDDDDRKEMPVAIQHSFYEQLQQQLDLLALDDKHFLIGQQIIGSLDDDGYLRRPIINLVDDLAFGQNVMTDEQEVLDMLKVIQDFEPAGIGARDLQECLLIQLQKKDTQNPTIKLAIKVVANYLEEFTKKHYDKLEKSLGVSSEDLKNVVNEILKLNPKPGDSGAVAGKQLHIIPDFHISNNDGTLHLTLNGRNAPELRISRDYQHMFEHYEKSDQKDKKMKEAVQFVKQKLDSAKWFIDAIKQRQQTLLKTMNAIMEYQYDYFLTGDDRKLKPMILKDIADKIDMDISTVSRVANSKYVQTEFGTFLLKSFFSEAIQTDSGEEVSNKEVKKILEECISKENKRKPLADEKLTEILKEKGYNIARRTVAKYREALNIPVARLRKEL, from the coding sequence ATGTTAAAACAAACATTACAACAAAAGCTATTACAGAAATTGTCGCCGCAACAAATCCAATTTATAAAATTGTTGCAGGTTCCGACGGTTTCATTAGATGCTAGAATCAAGGAAGAATTAGAAGAAAATCCTGCGTTAGAAGATGGTAGCTTGACGAATATGACGGATCCTATAGAAGAATATCCCGATAAAGATCCAGATGATAATTTTGACAATGAAGATGGGTTCGACTCTGAAGACTTTAGTTTAGAAGACTATATTCAGGAAGATGATTTCAAAGATTACGGCAGTGGCTATGACTATGGAGACGACGATGATGACCGGAAAGAAATGCCTGTTGCTATTCAGCACTCTTTTTACGAGCAGTTACAACAACAATTAGACCTTTTGGCGTTAGATGACAAACATTTTTTAATTGGCCAACAAATTATTGGCAGTTTAGATGATGACGGTTATTTGCGGCGTCCGATTATCAATCTTGTCGACGATCTCGCTTTTGGTCAAAATGTAATGACTGATGAGCAGGAAGTACTTGACATGCTAAAAGTAATTCAAGATTTTGAACCTGCTGGGATTGGAGCGCGGGATTTGCAAGAGTGTCTGTTAATCCAGTTACAGAAAAAGGACACACAAAATCCTACAATCAAACTTGCGATTAAAGTTGTGGCAAATTACCTTGAAGAGTTCACGAAAAAGCATTATGATAAATTAGAAAAATCCTTAGGCGTTTCATCGGAGGATTTGAAAAATGTTGTCAACGAGATCCTAAAACTTAATCCAAAACCAGGAGACTCCGGCGCTGTCGCTGGCAAACAACTTCATATTATCCCGGATTTCCATATCAGTAATAATGATGGCACATTACATCTGACGTTAAATGGCCGAAATGCACCCGAGCTCCGTATAAGTCGTGATTACCAGCATATGTTTGAACATTACGAGAAATCTGATCAAAAGGATAAAAAAATGAAAGAGGCCGTACAATTCGTCAAACAGAAACTCGACTCAGCCAAATGGTTTATTGATGCGATAAAACAACGTCAGCAAACCTTACTCAAAACGATGAATGCAATCATGGAATACCAATATGATTATTTCCTTACCGGTGATGATCGAAAATTAAAACCCATGATATTGAAAGACATCGCTGATAAAATCGATATGGATATATCTACTGTGTCTCGGGTAGCAAATTCAAAATATGTACAAACAGAGTTTGGAACCTTTCTCCTAAAATCATTTTTCTCCGAAGCCATTCAAACAGATTCTGGCGAAGAAGTATCCAATAAAGAGGTTAAGAAAATATTAGAAGAGTGCATCTCAAAAGAAAATAAACGGAAACCCTTGGCTGACGAAAAACTAACTGAGATCCTAAAAGAAAAAGGCTACAATATTGCGCGGCGAACGGTAGCAAAATATCGGGAAGCATTGAATATTCCTGTAGCAAGATTACGAAAAGAGCTCTAA
- the agaR gene encoding transcriptional repressor AgaR: MTNVERHQYILKQLKEVGVVQVIDLCEELGVSSVTIRKDLTLLEDSGLLFRTHGGATQYNPYTTDRTVFEKEKLRSDDKSRIGKKAAEMIEENDSIIIASGTTMQSLAKQITPKGNITVVTSALNVAMELIKYPSVEIMQMGGTLRKTSTSVTGKYAENLLQDFYCSKLFLGVDGIDLEYGVSTSSAQEAQLNRIMIDTAQKVVVLADSSKFGRRSFGRICGFDKIDILITDDKVNTSFVESLEKAGVNVIVV, translated from the coding sequence ATGACAAATGTAGAAAGACATCAATATATCTTAAAACAATTAAAGGAGGTCGGCGTAGTTCAGGTAATTGATCTATGTGAGGAATTGGGCGTTTCCTCTGTAACCATTCGGAAAGATTTGACCTTGTTGGAAGATAGTGGATTGTTGTTTAGAACGCATGGCGGGGCAACACAATATAATCCTTATACGACTGACCGTACAGTATTTGAAAAAGAGAAGCTTCGTTCGGACGATAAAAGTCGGATCGGAAAAAAAGCGGCTGAAATGATTGAGGAAAATGATTCAATCATTATCGCTTCAGGAACGACTATGCAGTCGCTGGCAAAGCAGATCACTCCTAAAGGAAATATCACTGTCGTAACTTCGGCATTGAATGTTGCGATGGAATTGATCAAATATCCTTCGGTTGAAATCATGCAGATGGGCGGAACGCTTCGCAAGACTTCAACATCGGTAACTGGAAAGTATGCGGAAAATTTATTGCAGGATTTTTATTGCAGTAAATTATTTTTGGGTGTGGACGGTATTGACCTAGAATATGGTGTGTCAACGTCAAGTGCGCAGGAGGCACAATTAAATCGCATTATGATCGATACGGCTCAAAAGGTTGTCGTACTAGCAGATTCGTCTAAATTCGGACGGCGAAGCTTCGGGCGGATTTGTGGTTTTGATAAAATTGATATATTAATTACCGATGATAAAGTAAATACAAGCTTTGTGGAATCGTTAGAAAAAGCTGGGGTAAATGTTATTGTTGTTTAA
- a CDS encoding LysM peptidoglycan-binding domain-containing protein has translation MKVLFELKTYKKIAILSIAILAIQQVEAKNSTSLRTDFIPDSVGTEAINGEEYVLFKIEKGDNYYQLSKKYKTTVGQLTQINGNGTLSLGQIVKIPTGRKAKSTVSNDRGNTTVQNPRNPQQQEGFTEYIVGEKETLYAISKRFSISVEDIKKANNLKNNVIGGGMKLMIPNQPLPPERPKLVEPKGIEIVTPDSTDVDDKEENQISTNRYGIREKSERGIGVWIDGLSSQGTSNLALHKSAPVGTILKITNPMTKSVTYAKVVGKFNDNAENQNAIVVLSKSAAASIGALDKRFQVEIAYGLPLEN, from the coding sequence ATGAAAGTTTTATTCGAATTAAAAACATATAAAAAGATAGCTATTCTATCCATCGCGATATTAGCTATCCAACAAGTTGAAGCAAAGAATTCAACCTCTTTACGTACTGATTTTATCCCTGATTCAGTAGGAACTGAAGCTATCAATGGTGAAGAATACGTGTTGTTCAAAATTGAAAAAGGCGACAATTATTACCAGTTAAGTAAAAAGTATAAAACAACGGTGGGCCAATTGACCCAAATAAATGGTAATGGAACATTAAGCCTGGGGCAAATTGTGAAGATTCCGACAGGTCGAAAAGCGAAATCAACAGTAAGCAACGACCGTGGAAATACGACAGTGCAAAACCCGCGTAATCCGCAACAGCAAGAAGGTTTTACGGAGTATATCGTTGGAGAGAAAGAGACACTTTATGCCATATCTAAAAGATTCAGTATTTCTGTTGAAGATATTAAAAAAGCAAACAACTTAAAAAATAACGTTATTGGCGGTGGAATGAAGCTCATGATCCCCAATCAGCCCCTACCTCCAGAACGACCAAAATTAGTTGAACCTAAAGGAATCGAAATTGTAACGCCTGATTCGACAGACGTTGACGATAAAGAAGAAAATCAAATTTCAACAAACCGCTACGGAATACGCGAAAAGTCCGAACGTGGTATTGGTGTGTGGATTGATGGACTTTCATCCCAGGGTACAAGCAACCTTGCTCTTCATAAGAGCGCTCCAGTAGGTACTATTCTAAAAATTACCAACCCAATGACCAAAAGTGTTACTTACGCAAAAGTGGTCGGTAAATTTAATGATAATGCCGAAAACCAAAATGCAATTGTTGTGTTGTCAAAGTCTGCTGCCGCAAGCATAGGCGCACTTGATAAACGCTTCCAGGTCGAAATTGCGTATGGATTACCGCTAGAAAATTAA
- a CDS encoding LexA family transcriptional regulator has protein sequence MSNISSNLKFLRKGKKITQQQFADIMEIKRASVGAYEEDRAEPKYELLKKIAEFYGLTMDELANDVIDEKWKPVPKSNASNLRVLSVTVDAVDRENIELVPVKASAGYLNGYGDPEYVAELPKFSLPMFGQGTFRAFEIKGDSMLPLPSGSIIVAEYVENWHDIKPGSTYVVVSKEDGVVYKRIAFKFKEDKGLKLVSDNKTYEPYWVETADILEVWKAKAFISTQLPEPTPEPTMETLTSMMAQMQKTINAVVDSSK, from the coding sequence ATGTCAAATATTTCGTCCAATCTAAAGTTCCTTCGAAAAGGAAAAAAAATTACGCAGCAACAATTTGCTGATATTATGGAAATTAAACGTGCGTCGGTGGGTGCGTACGAAGAAGATAGGGCTGAGCCTAAATATGAGTTGCTGAAGAAGATTGCTGAATTCTATGGTTTGACTATGGATGAGTTGGCAAATGATGTTATTGATGAAAAATGGAAGCCGGTTCCCAAAAGCAATGCATCTAATTTAAGGGTGCTTAGTGTGACGGTGGATGCGGTTGATCGTGAGAATATCGAACTCGTTCCGGTTAAGGCAAGTGCGGGGTATTTAAATGGGTATGGAGATCCGGAATATGTCGCTGAATTGCCTAAATTTTCACTTCCTATGTTTGGTCAGGGAACATTTCGTGCTTTTGAAATAAAGGGCGACTCTATGTTGCCATTACCTTCAGGATCCATTATCGTAGCGGAGTATGTGGAGAATTGGCATGATATTAAGCCTGGGAGTACCTATGTTGTGGTTTCTAAGGAGGATGGAGTGGTTTATAAACGTATCGCTTTTAAATTTAAAGAGGATAAAGGTTTGAAGCTTGTTTCCGACAATAAGACCTATGAGCCTTATTGGGTGGAGACTGCAGATATTCTTGAGGTATGGAAAGCAAAGGCTTTTATCAGTACGCAGTTGCCTGAGCCTACTCCAGAGCCGACAATGGAAACGCTGACAAGTATGATGGCGCAGATGCAGAAGACAATTAATGCAGTTGTGGATAGTTCAAAATAG
- the proS gene encoding proline--tRNA ligase: MSKGITSRAEDYSQWYNELVIKADLAENSAVRGCMVIKPYGYAIWERMQAILDKRFKETGHSNAYFPLFIPKSFFSKEAAHVEGFATECAVVTHYRLKNDGTGKIVVDEEAKLEEELIVRPTSETIIWNTYRGWIESYRDLPILVNQWANVVRWEMRTRLFLRTAEFLWQEGHTAHATSEEAIAETERMLDVYAEFAENILAVPVVRGRKTENERFAGALDTYCIEALMQDGKALQAGTSHFLGQNFAKAFDVKFTSKEGKLEHVWATSWGVSTRLMGALIMAHSDDQGLVLPPKLAPIQVVIVPIFKTEEEKAQIDVFVNQLTNELRGKDISVKYDDRDTQRPGFKFAEWELKGVPVRVAVGARDMQNGTVELARRDTQTKETVAQEGLAGTIVQLLDTIQENIYQKALDFRTSHYTEVNSYDEFKEVLEGKGGFISCHWDGTTETEKRVKEETKATIRCIPLDAKEEDGICIFTGKPSKRRVLFAKAY; the protein is encoded by the coding sequence ATGAGTAAAGGAATAACAAGTCGTGCTGAAGATTATTCACAATGGTATAACGAGCTTGTGATTAAAGCTGATCTAGCTGAAAATTCAGCTGTACGAGGCTGTATGGTGATCAAACCATACGGATACGCTATCTGGGAAAGGATGCAGGCAATCTTAGATAAGAGATTTAAAGAAACAGGTCATAGCAACGCTTATTTCCCTTTATTCATTCCCAAGTCGTTTTTTTCTAAAGAGGCGGCGCATGTGGAAGGTTTTGCTACCGAATGTGCGGTGGTAACACATTATCGATTAAAAAACGACGGTACAGGTAAGATCGTAGTGGATGAAGAGGCGAAGTTGGAGGAAGAGTTGATCGTACGCCCGACTTCGGAAACGATTATATGGAATACCTATCGTGGATGGATTGAATCTTATCGTGACCTCCCAATTTTGGTCAATCAATGGGCGAACGTTGTACGTTGGGAAATGCGGACACGTCTTTTCTTACGTACAGCTGAGTTTTTATGGCAAGAAGGGCATACGGCGCATGCAACAAGTGAAGAGGCTATTGCCGAAACTGAGCGTATGCTTGATGTCTATGCCGAATTTGCTGAAAATATTTTGGCAGTGCCTGTCGTACGTGGTAGAAAAACCGAAAACGAACGTTTTGCGGGAGCGTTGGATACCTATTGTATCGAGGCTTTGATGCAAGATGGAAAAGCACTGCAAGCAGGGACGTCGCATTTTCTTGGCCAAAATTTCGCAAAAGCATTTGACGTAAAATTTACCTCTAAAGAAGGTAAGTTGGAGCATGTGTGGGCAACTTCCTGGGGTGTTTCTACTCGTCTGATGGGGGCATTGATTATGGCGCACTCGGATGACCAAGGATTGGTATTACCACCAAAATTGGCTCCAATTCAGGTTGTCATAGTTCCAATTTTTAAGACTGAAGAAGAAAAAGCACAAATTGATGTATTTGTGAATCAGTTAACAAATGAATTGAGGGGGAAAGATATCTCGGTGAAATATGACGATCGGGATACTCAGCGTCCGGGCTTTAAATTTGCAGAGTGGGAATTAAAGGGCGTTCCTGTTCGTGTGGCTGTTGGAGCAAGAGATATGCAAAATGGTACTGTTGAATTGGCGCGTCGTGATACCCAAACGAAGGAGACGGTTGCTCAGGAGGGACTGGCTGGTACGATTGTACAGTTGCTAGATACCATACAAGAAAATATATACCAAAAAGCATTAGATTTCAGAACCTCTCATTACACTGAGGTGAATTCTTATGATGAGTTTAAAGAAGTGTTGGAAGGTAAAGGTGGGTTTATTTCCTGTCATTGGGACGGAACAACCGAAACGGAGAAACGTGTAAAAGAAGAAACTAAGGCGACAATCCGCTGTATTCCTTTGGATGCGAAGGAAGAGGATGGTATTTGTATCTTTACTGGAAAGCCTTCTAAACGCCGTGTACTGTTTGCAAAAGCCTATTAA
- a CDS encoding agmatine deiminase family protein, whose translation MEQKKTFTQDYFDNSPKQQGFSFPAEWAKQEALWLSWPHKEESWPGKIETIYKPYCEFIKVVATGQKVRINVANEEMQNFAITALKEVTTDFSNIEFYFNPTNDAWCRDHGPAFIINQATNQKAVVDWGYNAWGGKYPPFDLDDVVPTRIAKEFNLPLFTPDIVMEGGSVEFNGAGTIMTTTACLLNENRNPHLTKEQIETYLKEFYGQEQVLWLGDGIVGDDTDGHIDDITRFVNENTVLTVVEEDPTDENYEILQENLATLRSFRLLNGEPLHVIELPMPAPVIYDDTRLPASYANFYIANDVVVVPIFNDKNDQRALDIIQGCFPTRKVIGINSVDIIWGLGSFHCLSQQEPALS comes from the coding sequence ATGGAACAAAAAAAGACATTCACACAGGACTATTTTGACAATTCCCCGAAACAACAGGGCTTCTCATTTCCCGCAGAATGGGCAAAGCAAGAAGCCTTATGGTTGAGCTGGCCACATAAAGAGGAATCCTGGCCTGGGAAGATCGAAACAATATACAAACCCTATTGCGAATTTATTAAAGTCGTAGCAACCGGGCAAAAAGTAAGGATTAACGTCGCTAACGAGGAAATGCAAAATTTTGCTATTACCGCGCTCAAAGAAGTGACAACCGATTTTAGCAATATCGAATTCTATTTTAATCCGACAAACGATGCTTGGTGTAGAGACCACGGTCCCGCTTTTATAATTAACCAAGCAACAAATCAAAAAGCAGTTGTCGACTGGGGGTATAATGCCTGGGGTGGAAAATACCCGCCTTTCGATTTAGACGATGTCGTACCAACACGCATTGCCAAAGAATTTAATCTCCCTTTATTCACCCCTGATATCGTCATGGAGGGCGGTTCCGTTGAGTTTAATGGTGCAGGAACTATTATGACTACAACAGCTTGCCTACTGAATGAAAACCGAAATCCACACCTGACAAAAGAACAAATAGAAACCTATTTGAAAGAATTTTATGGTCAGGAACAAGTTTTATGGCTTGGAGACGGTATCGTTGGAGACGATACAGATGGGCATATTGATGACATCACACGTTTCGTCAACGAAAACACAGTTTTAACGGTTGTTGAGGAAGATCCGACAGATGAAAACTACGAAATACTTCAAGAAAATCTAGCAACGCTTCGTTCATTTAGACTCCTAAATGGAGAGCCTCTGCATGTCATTGAGCTCCCAATGCCAGCTCCTGTTATCTATGACGACACAAGGCTACCGGCATCTTATGCTAATTTCTACATTGCAAACGATGTTGTTGTTGTACCGATCTTCAACGATAAAAATGACCAAAGAGCACTGGATATCATCCAAGGCTGTTTCCCTACACGTAAAGTCATAGGAATAAATTCCGTCGACATTATTTGGGGGCTGGGAAGTTTCCACTGTTTAAGCCAGCAAGAGCCGGCACTGAGCTAA
- a CDS encoding GDP-L-fucose synthase: MRVLILGCGWLAESFAIYMKHRGHEVWASTRTYEKYHRLNADGIFSFILDFDKESFPEMSDIPTHFDFVLNSIPASQKNSVAILENRFSNISLFFGHITWSKHVFLSSIGIYPDKDGVFDESYADTTLLSSKLLLAEASMLGLADTLIYRLGGLFGKNRVFAKYFSERICTTGEQPANFVHIDDVVRLLEEASCRALRYRVYNVVAPLHPKKMDVILASAKKYGYALPLAFEAADATQKIVSGKLLLEELDYQFVLPDPLQF, encoded by the coding sequence ATGAGGGTACTCATTTTAGGATGTGGCTGGCTCGCAGAGTCTTTTGCGATATATATGAAGCACCGAGGTCATGAGGTCTGGGCAAGTACGAGAACATATGAAAAATACCATCGGCTTAATGCTGATGGTATTTTTTCGTTTATCCTGGATTTTGATAAGGAAAGTTTTCCTGAGATGAGTGACATACCTACTCACTTTGACTTCGTATTGAACAGTATACCTGCAAGTCAGAAAAATAGTGTAGCGATCCTTGAAAATAGATTTTCGAATATCAGCTTGTTTTTTGGTCACATTACATGGAGTAAACATGTTTTCTTAAGCTCTATTGGTATTTATCCGGATAAAGATGGCGTATTTGATGAATCCTATGCAGATACAACCTTACTTTCATCAAAACTTTTGCTTGCTGAAGCAAGTATGTTGGGATTGGCTGATACACTCATTTATCGTCTGGGAGGTTTGTTTGGAAAAAATCGTGTTTTTGCCAAATATTTTTCTGAGCGTATCTGTACGACCGGTGAGCAGCCGGCTAATTTTGTTCATATCGACGATGTGGTCAGGTTATTGGAGGAGGCATCTTGCCGCGCGCTTAGATATAGGGTTTATAATGTTGTTGCTCCCTTACACCCTAAGAAAATGGATGTTATTCTGGCATCGGCAAAAAAATATGGCTATGCTTTACCTCTTGCGTTCGAAGCGGCGGATGCAACTCAAAAAATAGTTAGCGGAAAATTACTTCTAGAGGAACTTGATTATCAATTTGTCCTGCCTGATCCTTTGCAATTTTAA
- a CDS encoding penicillin-binding protein 1A: protein MPSVNISTELYTADSVLIGRYFDEDRNPIPFDSIPKSVTNALIATEDVRFYSHNGVDFFGLGSGIISTLKGDKRGASTITQQLAKNLYRTRYNKAGGLLTRLPVAGLVVTKFKEWMTAYKLEQRYSKNQILEMYLNTVSFSNNAYGIETAAKRYFSKGANQLNQNEAAVLIGMLKGTTLYNPIRNPENAFVRKNTVLSQMYKGGFLKKEEYDRLVKEKIVLNTNSQDLNAGGDSYLRAAVAKWLEKWSEDNNYDIYTDGLKIYTTINSKLQKHAEEAVAKQMVELQQRLNNTWEGQEPWRDLSGKVIPNFLDNLAKKTPYYAFLSKKYANTPDSINYFLNKKKKIEVYNWRDGSKIEKDMSTMDSLKYYAMMLNAGMMSMDPYSGEIKAWVGGINHQYFKYDHVMQAKRQAGSTFKPFVYLAALESGMSPCDKITDKPVTIKIDKGDSVEIWEPKNADWNFSYREMSLRHAMARSINSVTVQLTDMVTPAKVVDAAHRCGITSKLNPVASVGLGPNDVSVFEMVNGYSTMMNHGERVTPLLVSKIEDHDGNVIATFQAERKQVVDKQDAWLMTYMLRGGMEEPGGTSQGLWEWDLFDKENEIGGKTGTSSEYVDGWYMGVTKDLVTGVWVGCDERSIHFKNSHSGEGSRTALPIFGVYMESVYKDKQLGYTQGKFPSPTVEITKSYKCETPRYSDPEPEQSDSTQVDEPADEGLIGPQEEGAEENHVERNHTEGGDNSVQYEGLLPSEKDSSRN from the coding sequence ATGCCAAGTGTTAATATTTCAACGGAGTTATATACCGCAGACAGTGTTTTAATCGGGCGGTATTTTGATGAGGATAGGAATCCAATTCCATTTGATAGTATTCCGAAGTCAGTGACGAATGCGTTGATCGCAACTGAGGATGTTCGTTTTTATAGTCATAATGGTGTTGATTTTTTCGGACTTGGGTCCGGTATTATCTCTACATTAAAAGGAGATAAGCGTGGCGCGAGTACCATTACGCAACAATTAGCTAAAAATCTTTATCGTACACGTTATAATAAGGCAGGCGGTTTGTTGACACGTCTTCCTGTCGCGGGCTTGGTGGTGACAAAGTTCAAGGAGTGGATGACGGCTTATAAATTGGAACAACGCTATTCCAAAAATCAGATATTGGAAATGTATTTAAATACAGTATCCTTTAGTAACAATGCGTATGGTATTGAGACTGCTGCAAAGCGCTATTTTTCAAAGGGGGCTAATCAATTGAATCAAAATGAAGCTGCTGTTTTGATCGGAATGTTAAAAGGTACGACCTTATATAACCCTATTCGCAATCCCGAAAATGCTTTTGTGCGGAAAAACACGGTTTTAAGCCAGATGTATAAAGGCGGTTTTTTGAAAAAAGAGGAATATGATCGTCTGGTTAAAGAGAAGATTGTTTTGAATACGAATAGTCAAGACCTGAATGCTGGGGGAGATTCTTACTTGCGTGCTGCTGTTGCTAAGTGGTTGGAGAAATGGTCTGAGGATAATAATTACGATATCTATACAGACGGTTTGAAAATTTACACCACGATAAATTCTAAGCTTCAAAAACATGCTGAAGAGGCTGTGGCGAAACAAATGGTCGAATTGCAGCAACGTCTAAATAATACCTGGGAAGGACAGGAGCCTTGGCGCGATTTATCAGGTAAGGTTATTCCGAACTTTTTGGATAATTTGGCAAAGAAAACTCCTTATTATGCTTTTTTAAGCAAAAAATATGCAAATACCCCGGATAGCATCAATTACTTCTTGAATAAAAAGAAGAAGATCGAAGTCTATAATTGGAGGGATGGTAGTAAGATCGAAAAAGATATGTCCACAATGGATTCTTTGAAGTATTATGCTATGATGCTAAATGCGGGAATGATGTCTATGGATCCATATTCGGGTGAAATTAAAGCGTGGGTGGGTGGTATAAACCATCAATATTTTAAGTATGATCACGTGATGCAGGCGAAGAGACAGGCTGGTTCTACATTTAAACCCTTTGTATACCTGGCTGCTTTGGAGTCGGGGATGTCTCCGTGTGACAAGATTACAGATAAACCTGTTACAATCAAGATTGATAAAGGGGATTCTGTGGAGATATGGGAGCCTAAAAATGCAGACTGGAACTTTTCCTATCGTGAAATGTCTTTGCGTCACGCAATGGCGCGTTCAATTAATTCAGTAACGGTACAATTGACTGATATGGTTACGCCTGCGAAAGTAGTCGATGCAGCGCATCGTTGTGGTATTACGAGTAAATTAAATCCAGTTGCCTCGGTGGGTTTGGGACCAAATGATGTTTCTGTATTTGAGATGGTGAATGGGTACTCAACAATGATGAATCATGGCGAGCGTGTTACTCCTTTATTGGTGTCTAAGATCGAAGATCATGACGGTAATGTGATTGCGACCTTTCAGGCGGAACGTAAACAAGTTGTGGATAAGCAAGATGCCTGGTTGATGACCTATATGCTTCGTGGTGGCATGGAAGAACCTGGGGGTACCTCTCAGGGATTGTGGGAGTGGGACTTGTTTGATAAGGAAAATGAAATTGGAGGAAAGACAGGTACTTCGTCTGAATATGTGGATGGTTGGTATATGGGGGTGACGAAAGATTTGGTCACAGGTGTATGGGTTGGTTGTGACGAGCGGAGTATTCACTTTAAAAATTCCCATTCGGGAGAAGGTTCCCGTACAGCATTGCCGATATTTGGCGTATACATGGAGTCAGTATATAAAGATAAGCAGTTGGGGTATACGCAAGGTAAGTTTCCTAGCCCGACTGTCGAAATTACAAAATCTTACAAATGCGAAACTCCCCGCTATAGCGATCCAGAGCCAGAGCAGAGTGATTCTACGCAGGTAGATGAGCCCGCTGATGAAGGATTAATAGGGCCACAGGAAGAAGGCGCTGAAGAAAATCATGTTGAGCGTAACCATACTGAAGGCGGAGATAACAGTGTTCAGTATGAAGGATTATTACCCTCGGAGAAGGATAGTAGCCGAAATTAA